From one Anopheles cruzii chromosome 3, idAnoCruzAS_RS32_06, whole genome shotgun sequence genomic stretch:
- the LOC128273416 gene encoding deoxyhypusine hydroxylase, which yields MVQIEESKVAAIGDVLNSRERPLKERFRALFTLRNIGGERALESIGRCFTDDSALLKHELAYCLGQMQDSRAIPLLTKVLADTTQEPMVRHEAAEALGAIGDSSVEEILQQYATDPVVEVAETCEIALERVRWLKQTATPGTVAAKDCNPYASVDPTPPTTGGHSVDDLRRILMDETDTLYNRYRAMFALRNLQTKDATLALACGLKDKSALFRHEVAFVLGQLQEECSVPFLVENLRDPLENEMVRHECAEALGAIATEECTRVLTEYLKDDKRVVKESCEVALDMCEYENSPEFQYADGLVKLGH from the coding sequence ATGGTTCAAATAGAAGAAAGCAAAGTGGCCGCCATCGGCGACGTGTTGAACAGCCGGGAACGGCCATTGAAGGAACGATTTCGGGCCTTGTTCACGCTGCGGAACATTGGCGGTGAGCGGGCACTCGAGTCGATCGGCCGCTGTTTCACCGACGATTCGGCCCTCCTCAAGCACGAGCTAGCGTACTGCCTAGGGCAAATGCAAGACAGCCGGGCCATTCCGCTGCTAACGAAAGTACTGGCAGATACGACCCAAGAACCGATGGTACGCCACGAAGCCGCCGAAGCACTCGGAGCGATCGGCGACAGTTCGGTGGAAGAAATCCTCCAGCAGTACGCCACCGATCCCGTGGTCGAGGTGGCGGAGACGTGCGAAATTGCCCTTGAGCGTGTACGATGGTTAAAACAAACGGCCACTCCAGGCACGGTCGCCGCAAAGGATTGCAATCCATACGCTTCAGTCGATCCGACACCGCCCACCACCGGAGGTCACAGCGTAGACGACTTGCGACGAATTCTGATGGACGAAACGGACACCCTTTACAATCGTTACCGGGCAATGTTTGCACTGCGCAATCTTCAAACGAAAGACGCCACACTGGCCCTGGCCTGTGGGCTGAAGGACAAGAGCGCCCTGTTCCGGCACGAAGTCGCTTTCGTACTTGGCCAGCTGCAGGAAGAATGTAGTGTGCCGTTTCTGGTTGAAAATCTACGCGATCCGCTGGAGAACGAAATGGTACGGCACGAGTGTGCGGAAGCTCTCGGGGCCATTGCCACGGAAGAGTGCACGCGAGTGCTTACCGAGTACTTGAAAGACGACAAACGCGTGGTGAAGGAAAGCTGTGAAGTAGCGTTGGACATGTGCGAGTACGAAAATAGTCCCGAATTCCAGTACGCCGACGGGTTGGTGAAGTTGGGACACTGA
- the LOC128271300 gene encoding BRCA1-associated protein isoform X2 yields the protein MSVLVSLCLLKIELVVADGSNSHHQSPQSTMLGPTESDASACGDDAAAAAGGSIAGDGKDQAVGAVSTEHPNNPRLQREMRGQRKPKKITIESYRNRLLDGPASATDDYRGILPKSSREPTPMDGVLPSGKQEFSGEINFFSGNPFVEVTKGILHLFKRNERANITEGGVSKTICLIAVPSSLNCHDILNFIAPCHQEIQHVRILRDGSPNQFMVLLEFRCDEGATEFYKTFNGVPYNSLEPDSLCHAVWVSSVEWGLDGCCAAPQGHTELPMCPVCLERMDESVDGVLTILCNHAFHAGCLIKWGDSTCPVCRCIQTPELSEPSVCMECEGTEALWICLICGHIGCGRYQGGHAASHYRATNHTYALQLGTNRVWDYAGDNFVHRLLQSKSDGKLVATQSPGGADGEEKIDSMQLEFTYLLTSQLDAQRDYYEERLSRLEGALGGERQKLQQDNEQAKKKYATLETKLQALTKEKNGLEKKITQLTSKMNTVTKELAEEKQFGKTLQSNQTSWQTKFSELEKKCTEKEQEIVDLKEQVRDLMFYMEAQNTIAGSELKHELVDGTVILPGDDSATLLAAAAGSSGATGGSGANKASARRRQRKK from the exons ATGTCTGTGCTGGTTTCTTTATGCTTGCTCAAGATTGAACTCGTCGTAGCCGACGGAAGCAACAGCCATCATCAGTCGCCTCAGAGTACGATGCTCGGCCCGACGGAATCCGACGCATCCGCCTGCGGCGatgacgcagcagcagctgcaggcgGCAGCATTGCTGGCGACGGTAAGGACC AGGCAGTTGGCGCAGTATCGACGGAACATCCGAACAATCCGCGGTTACAGCGCGAAATGAGGGGCCAGCGTAAGCCGAAGAAGATTACTATTGAAAGCTACCGGAACCGACTGTTGGATGGACCTGCATCGGCCACCGATGACTATCGTGGCATTCTGCCGAAAAGTTCACGCGAGCCGACCCCGATGGACGGGGTGCTGCCGTCCGGAAAGCAGGAGTTTTCGGGCGAGATAAACTTCTTCTCCGGCAACCCATTCGTCGAGGTTACGAAAGGCATACTGCATCTGTTCAAGAGAAA CGAACGTGCCAATATTACGGAAGGTGGTGTTTCGAAGACGATCTGCCTCATAGCCGTGCCGTCGTCGCTGAATTGTCACGACATTCTCAACTTTATCGCACCGTGCCACCAGGAGATCCAGCACGTGCGCATCCTGCGCGATGGATCGCCGAACCAGTTCATGGTGCTGCTCGAGTTCCGGTGCGATGAAGGAGCGACCGAGTTTTACAAAACTTTCAACGGTGTCCCGTACAACAGTCTCGAACCGGACTCGCTCTGTCACGCCGTTTGGGTGTCGAGCGTCGAGTGGGGTCTCGATGGGTGCTGTGCCGCGCCCCAGGGCCACACCGAGCTTCCCATGTGCCCCGTGTGTCTCGAGCGGATGGACGAAAGTGTCGACGGCGTCCTGACGATCCTCTGCAACCATGCATTCCACGCCGGGTGTTTGATTAAGTGGGGCGATTCGACGTGTCCCGTTTGCCGGTGTATTCAAACGCCCGAACTATCCGAACCATCGGTATGCATGGAGTGCGAAGGTACGGAAGCGTTGTGGATTTGTCTTATCTGTGGCCACATCGGTTGCGGACGATACCAGGGCGGACACGCCGCTTCCCACTATCGTGCCACCAACCACACGTACGCGCTGCAACTCGGCACAAACCGTGTGTGGGATTACGCCGGCGACAACTTTGTCCATCGGTTGCTGCAGAGCAAATCGGACGGCAAACTGGTGGCCACGCAATCACCGGGCGGTGCAGATGGCGAGGAAAAGATTGACTCGATGCAGCTCGAGTTCACCTATCTGCTGACGTCGCAACTGGACGCGCAGCGTGATTACTACGAGGAGCGATTGTCGCGACTGGAAGGGGCCCTCGGCGGCGAACGGCAGAAACTGCAGCAGGACAATGAGCAGGCGAAGAAGAAGTACGCCACGCTCGAGACGAAACTTCAAGCGTTGACGAAGGAGAAGAATGGtttggagaaaaaaatcacacaacTGACTAGCAA AATGAACACCGTGACAAAGGAGCTGGCGGAGGAGAAACAGTTCGGCAAAACGCTGCAATCGAACCAAACGTCGTGGCAAACCAAGTTCAGTGAGCTGGAGaaaaagtgcaccgaaaagGAGCAGGAAATAGTCGATCTGAAGGAACAGGTGCGCGATCTGATGTTCTACATGGAGGCCCAAAACACGATCGCCGGTTCCGAGCTGAAGCACGAACTCGTCGACGGTACGGTCATTCTGCCGGGCGACGACAGTGCCACGCTGCTGGCCGCGGCTGCCGGCAGTTCCGGAGCCACTGGTGGGAGCGGGGCCAACAAAGCGTCCGCTAGGCGCCGTCAGCGGAAAAAGTAA
- the LOC128271300 gene encoding BRCA1-associated protein isoform X3, translating into MSVLVSLCLLKIELVVADGSNSHHQSPQSTMLGPTESDASACGDDAAAAAGGSIAGDGKDLGAVSTEHPNNPRLQREMRGQRKPKKITIESYRNRLLDGPASATDDYRGILPKSSREPTPMDGVLPSGKQEFSGEINFFSGNPFVEVTKGILHLFKRNERANITEGGVSKTICLIAVPSSLNCHDILNFIAPCHQEIQHVRILRDGSPNQFMVLLEFRCDEGATEFYKTFNGVPYNSLEPDSLCHAVWVSSVEWGLDGCCAAPQGHTELPMCPVCLERMDESVDGVLTILCNHAFHAGCLIKWGDSTCPVCRCIQTPELSEPSVCMECEGTEALWICLICGHIGCGRYQGGHAASHYRATNHTYALQLGTNRVWDYAGDNFVHRLLQSKSDGKLVATQSPGGADGEEKIDSMQLEFTYLLTSQLDAQRDYYEERLSRLEGALGGERQKLQQDNEQAKKKYATLETKLQALTKEKNGLEKKITQLTSKMNTVTKELAEEKQFGKTLQSNQTSWQTKFSELEKKCTEKEQEIVDLKEQVRDLMFYMEAQNTIAGSELKHELVDGTVILPGDDSATLLAAAAGSSGATGGSGANKASARRRQRKK; encoded by the exons ATGTCTGTGCTGGTTTCTTTATGCTTGCTCAAGATTGAACTCGTCGTAGCCGACGGAAGCAACAGCCATCATCAGTCGCCTCAGAGTACGATGCTCGGCCCGACGGAATCCGACGCATCCGCCTGCGGCGatgacgcagcagcagctgcaggcgGCAGCATTGCTGGCGACGGTAAGGACC TTGGCGCAGTATCGACGGAACATCCGAACAATCCGCGGTTACAGCGCGAAATGAGGGGCCAGCGTAAGCCGAAGAAGATTACTATTGAAAGCTACCGGAACCGACTGTTGGATGGACCTGCATCGGCCACCGATGACTATCGTGGCATTCTGCCGAAAAGTTCACGCGAGCCGACCCCGATGGACGGGGTGCTGCCGTCCGGAAAGCAGGAGTTTTCGGGCGAGATAAACTTCTTCTCCGGCAACCCATTCGTCGAGGTTACGAAAGGCATACTGCATCTGTTCAAGAGAAA CGAACGTGCCAATATTACGGAAGGTGGTGTTTCGAAGACGATCTGCCTCATAGCCGTGCCGTCGTCGCTGAATTGTCACGACATTCTCAACTTTATCGCACCGTGCCACCAGGAGATCCAGCACGTGCGCATCCTGCGCGATGGATCGCCGAACCAGTTCATGGTGCTGCTCGAGTTCCGGTGCGATGAAGGAGCGACCGAGTTTTACAAAACTTTCAACGGTGTCCCGTACAACAGTCTCGAACCGGACTCGCTCTGTCACGCCGTTTGGGTGTCGAGCGTCGAGTGGGGTCTCGATGGGTGCTGTGCCGCGCCCCAGGGCCACACCGAGCTTCCCATGTGCCCCGTGTGTCTCGAGCGGATGGACGAAAGTGTCGACGGCGTCCTGACGATCCTCTGCAACCATGCATTCCACGCCGGGTGTTTGATTAAGTGGGGCGATTCGACGTGTCCCGTTTGCCGGTGTATTCAAACGCCCGAACTATCCGAACCATCGGTATGCATGGAGTGCGAAGGTACGGAAGCGTTGTGGATTTGTCTTATCTGTGGCCACATCGGTTGCGGACGATACCAGGGCGGACACGCCGCTTCCCACTATCGTGCCACCAACCACACGTACGCGCTGCAACTCGGCACAAACCGTGTGTGGGATTACGCCGGCGACAACTTTGTCCATCGGTTGCTGCAGAGCAAATCGGACGGCAAACTGGTGGCCACGCAATCACCGGGCGGTGCAGATGGCGAGGAAAAGATTGACTCGATGCAGCTCGAGTTCACCTATCTGCTGACGTCGCAACTGGACGCGCAGCGTGATTACTACGAGGAGCGATTGTCGCGACTGGAAGGGGCCCTCGGCGGCGAACGGCAGAAACTGCAGCAGGACAATGAGCAGGCGAAGAAGAAGTACGCCACGCTCGAGACGAAACTTCAAGCGTTGACGAAGGAGAAGAATGGtttggagaaaaaaatcacacaacTGACTAGCAA AATGAACACCGTGACAAAGGAGCTGGCGGAGGAGAAACAGTTCGGCAAAACGCTGCAATCGAACCAAACGTCGTGGCAAACCAAGTTCAGTGAGCTGGAGaaaaagtgcaccgaaaagGAGCAGGAAATAGTCGATCTGAAGGAACAGGTGCGCGATCTGATGTTCTACATGGAGGCCCAAAACACGATCGCCGGTTCCGAGCTGAAGCACGAACTCGTCGACGGTACGGTCATTCTGCCGGGCGACGACAGTGCCACGCTGCTGGCCGCGGCTGCCGGCAGTTCCGGAGCCACTGGTGGGAGCGGGGCCAACAAAGCGTCCGCTAGGCGCCGTCAGCGGAAAAAGTAA
- the LOC128271300 gene encoding BRCA1-associated protein isoform X1, producing the protein MSVLVSLCLLKIELVVADGSNSHHQSPQSTMLGPTESDASACGDDAAAAAGGSIAGDEAVGAVSTEHPNNPRLQREMRGQRKPKKITIESYRNRLLDGPASATDDYRGILPKSSREPTPMDGVLPSGKQEFSGEINFFSGNPFVEVTKGILHLFKRNERANITEGGVSKTICLIAVPSSLNCHDILNFIAPCHQEIQHVRILRDGSPNQFMVLLEFRCDEGATEFYKTFNGVPYNSLEPDSLCHAVWVSSVEWGLDGCCAAPQGHTELPMCPVCLERMDESVDGVLTILCNHAFHAGCLIKWGDSTCPVCRCIQTPELSEPSVCMECEGTEALWICLICGHIGCGRYQGGHAASHYRATNHTYALQLGTNRVWDYAGDNFVHRLLQSKSDGKLVATQSPGGADGEEKIDSMQLEFTYLLTSQLDAQRDYYEERLSRLEGALGGERQKLQQDNEQAKKKYATLETKLQALTKEKNGLEKKITQLTSKMNTVTKELAEEKQFGKTLQSNQTSWQTKFSELEKKCTEKEQEIVDLKEQVRDLMFYMEAQNTIAGSELKHELVDGTVILPGDDSATLLAAAAGSSGATGGSGANKASARRRQRKK; encoded by the exons ATGTCTGTGCTGGTTTCTTTATGCTTGCTCAAGATTGAACTCGTCGTAGCCGACGGAAGCAACAGCCATCATCAGTCGCCTCAGAGTACGATGCTCGGCCCGACGGAATCCGACGCATCCGCCTGCGGCGatgacgcagcagcagctgcaggcgGCAGCATTGCTGGCGACG AGGCAGTTGGCGCAGTATCGACGGAACATCCGAACAATCCGCGGTTACAGCGCGAAATGAGGGGCCAGCGTAAGCCGAAGAAGATTACTATTGAAAGCTACCGGAACCGACTGTTGGATGGACCTGCATCGGCCACCGATGACTATCGTGGCATTCTGCCGAAAAGTTCACGCGAGCCGACCCCGATGGACGGGGTGCTGCCGTCCGGAAAGCAGGAGTTTTCGGGCGAGATAAACTTCTTCTCCGGCAACCCATTCGTCGAGGTTACGAAAGGCATACTGCATCTGTTCAAGAGAAA CGAACGTGCCAATATTACGGAAGGTGGTGTTTCGAAGACGATCTGCCTCATAGCCGTGCCGTCGTCGCTGAATTGTCACGACATTCTCAACTTTATCGCACCGTGCCACCAGGAGATCCAGCACGTGCGCATCCTGCGCGATGGATCGCCGAACCAGTTCATGGTGCTGCTCGAGTTCCGGTGCGATGAAGGAGCGACCGAGTTTTACAAAACTTTCAACGGTGTCCCGTACAACAGTCTCGAACCGGACTCGCTCTGTCACGCCGTTTGGGTGTCGAGCGTCGAGTGGGGTCTCGATGGGTGCTGTGCCGCGCCCCAGGGCCACACCGAGCTTCCCATGTGCCCCGTGTGTCTCGAGCGGATGGACGAAAGTGTCGACGGCGTCCTGACGATCCTCTGCAACCATGCATTCCACGCCGGGTGTTTGATTAAGTGGGGCGATTCGACGTGTCCCGTTTGCCGGTGTATTCAAACGCCCGAACTATCCGAACCATCGGTATGCATGGAGTGCGAAGGTACGGAAGCGTTGTGGATTTGTCTTATCTGTGGCCACATCGGTTGCGGACGATACCAGGGCGGACACGCCGCTTCCCACTATCGTGCCACCAACCACACGTACGCGCTGCAACTCGGCACAAACCGTGTGTGGGATTACGCCGGCGACAACTTTGTCCATCGGTTGCTGCAGAGCAAATCGGACGGCAAACTGGTGGCCACGCAATCACCGGGCGGTGCAGATGGCGAGGAAAAGATTGACTCGATGCAGCTCGAGTTCACCTATCTGCTGACGTCGCAACTGGACGCGCAGCGTGATTACTACGAGGAGCGATTGTCGCGACTGGAAGGGGCCCTCGGCGGCGAACGGCAGAAACTGCAGCAGGACAATGAGCAGGCGAAGAAGAAGTACGCCACGCTCGAGACGAAACTTCAAGCGTTGACGAAGGAGAAGAATGGtttggagaaaaaaatcacacaacTGACTAGCAA AATGAACACCGTGACAAAGGAGCTGGCGGAGGAGAAACAGTTCGGCAAAACGCTGCAATCGAACCAAACGTCGTGGCAAACCAAGTTCAGTGAGCTGGAGaaaaagtgcaccgaaaagGAGCAGGAAATAGTCGATCTGAAGGAACAGGTGCGCGATCTGATGTTCTACATGGAGGCCCAAAACACGATCGCCGGTTCCGAGCTGAAGCACGAACTCGTCGACGGTACGGTCATTCTGCCGGGCGACGACAGTGCCACGCTGCTGGCCGCGGCTGCCGGCAGTTCCGGAGCCACTGGTGGGAGCGGGGCCAACAAAGCGTCCGCTAGGCGCCGTCAGCGGAAAAAGTAA